A region of Lacinutrix sp. Hel_I_90 DNA encodes the following proteins:
- a CDS encoding polyprenol monophosphomannose synthase — translation MQDAVVIIPTYNEIENIEAIIKAVFALDKAYDILVVDDNSPDKTAEKVSLLQQEYKNRLFLEVRQEKLGLGTAYIHGFKWSLERHYDFIFEMDADFSHNPKDLIRLYETCQKGGADVSIGSRYVKGVNVVNWPLGRIILSYGASIYVKLITGMRIQDATAGFVCYKRKVLEAINLDSIKFIGYAFQIEMKFKAHLMHFKIVEVPVIFIDRIKGKSKLSSSIISEAIFGVITMKIKSIFNKER, via the coding sequence ATGCAAGACGCTGTAGTTATTATTCCAACATACAACGAAATCGAAAACATTGAAGCTATTATTAAAGCTGTCTTTGCACTAGATAAAGCGTATGATATTTTGGTCGTTGATGATAATTCACCAGACAAAACAGCAGAAAAGGTAAGCTTACTTCAGCAAGAGTACAAGAATCGGTTATTTTTGGAAGTAAGGCAAGAAAAATTAGGCTTAGGTACCGCCTATATTCACGGCTTTAAATGGAGTTTAGAGCGGCATTATGACTTTATTTTTGAAATGGATGCCGATTTCTCTCACAATCCAAAAGACTTAATCAGATTGTATGAGACTTGCCAAAAAGGAGGAGCAGATGTGAGTATAGGTTCTCGCTATGTTAAAGGGGTAAATGTCGTAAACTGGCCCTTAGGCCGTATCATATTGTCTTATGGTGCTTCTATTTATGTAAAGCTGATAACAGGGATGCGTATTCAGGATGCGACAGCCGGTTTTGTATGTTACAAACGAAAAGTCCTAGAAGCAATAAACCTTGATAGTATAAAGTTTATAGGGTATGCGTTTCAAATTGAAATGAAATTTAAAGCGCATTTAATGCATTTTAAAATAGTCGAAGTTCCTGTTATTTTTATCGACAGAATTAAAGGTAAATCTAAATTGAGCTCAAGTATCATCTCTGAGGCCATTTTTGGTGTTATTACCATGAAAATAAAAAGTATATTTAACAAAGAACGCTAG
- a CDS encoding dihydroorotase, with the protein MNNRITLIKNAKIVNEGTIFNGDILIEGEKIIKIDTSISAKSADVNVFDVEGKYVLPGAIDDQVHFREPGLTHKANIETESRAAIAGGITSFIEMPNTNPQTTTIEKLNDKFAIAKATSYANYSFMFGGTNDNLDEILKLDPKQVAALKLFLGSSTGNMLVDNPEVLEKIFASTKLLIAVHCEDEATIRKNTAIYKERYGDDIPLNLHPIIRSEEACYISSSKAIELAKKTGARLHVFHLSTGKETKLFSNKMPLKDKKITAEVCIHHLWFSDKDYDEKGTLIKWNPAVKTEKDRAQLLEALLDDRIDVIATDHAPHTLEEKQNVYTKAPSGGPLVQHALPALLEMHHQGKISIEKIVEKLCHNPAILFEIEKRGYVKEGYYADLVVVDLNNPWTVNKDNILYKCGWSPFEGTTFKSRISHTFVNGGLAYKNFKFYDNKYAKQLTFDR; encoded by the coding sequence ATGAACAATAGAATAACACTTATAAAAAATGCGAAGATTGTAAACGAGGGCACTATTTTTAATGGTGATATTTTAATTGAGGGCGAAAAAATTATTAAAATCGATACCTCAATTAGTGCGAAGTCAGCCGATGTTAACGTGTTCGATGTAGAAGGTAAATATGTCTTACCTGGAGCAATAGACGATCAAGTACATTTTCGAGAACCAGGTTTAACGCATAAAGCCAATATTGAAACCGAATCTCGTGCAGCTATTGCTGGCGGGATTACTTCCTTTATTGAAATGCCAAACACAAACCCGCAGACCACAACCATAGAAAAACTAAATGATAAATTTGCCATCGCCAAAGCCACCTCGTATGCGAATTACTCTTTTATGTTTGGTGGGACTAATGATAATTTAGACGAAATTTTAAAATTAGACCCAAAACAAGTGGCTGCTTTAAAATTGTTTTTAGGGTCTTCAACAGGAAATATGTTGGTTGATAATCCTGAAGTTTTAGAGAAAATATTTGCTAGTACTAAGTTATTAATCGCTGTTCATTGTGAAGATGAAGCCACGATTAGAAAAAACACAGCAATTTATAAAGAACGCTACGGTGATGACATTCCTTTAAATTTACATCCTATTATTCGGAGTGAAGAAGCCTGTTATATTTCCTCTTCAAAAGCTATAGAATTAGCAAAGAAAACAGGGGCACGTTTACACGTGTTTCATTTGTCTACAGGTAAAGAAACTAAATTGTTTAGCAATAAGATGCCTTTAAAAGACAAAAAAATAACGGCAGAGGTTTGCATTCATCATTTGTGGTTTAGCGATAAAGACTACGACGAAAAAGGCACGCTAATAAAATGGAATCCAGCGGTTAAAACCGAAAAAGATAGAGCACAATTGCTAGAAGCTTTACTGGATGATAGAATAGATGTTATCGCTACAGATCATGCACCGCATACATTAGAAGAAAAACAAAATGTGTATACTAAAGCACCATCAGGCGGACCATTAGTGCAGCATGCTTTGCCTGCTTTATTGGAAATGCATCACCAAGGAAAAATTTCTATTGAAAAAATAGTGGAAAAATTATGTCATAATCCAGCGATTTTGTTTGAAATAGAAAAAAGAGGCTATGTAAAGGAAGGCTATTATGCAGATTTAGTGGTTGTAGATTTAAATAATCCTTGGACCGTAAATAAAGATAATATTTTATACAAATGTGGCTGGTCTCCATTTGAAGGGACTACTTTCAAATCAAGAATCTCACATACTTTTGTTAATGGTGGGTTAGCCTATAAAAACTTTAAGTTTTACGATAATAAATATGCAAAACAGTTAACATTCGACAGATGA
- a CDS encoding DUF4296 domain-containing protein: MKKKLIIVLLMSLLLVACYDVKKPKKPANLIPKDKMVAVLVDMAIMSSAKGVNKKKLEMNGVVPEDYIYERHNIDSTIFSESNAYYAFDIKTYDVIYTKVKDSLTVLRDKYKAIETKEKKEKEKVDSVKRAKIASEKNLKYEQGSPTKKAKPIINGQLNPLKSN, encoded by the coding sequence ATGAAAAAAAAGCTAATTATAGTTCTTTTAATGAGTTTGCTTTTGGTTGCTTGTTACGACGTAAAGAAACCTAAGAAACCCGCTAATTTAATCCCTAAAGATAAAATGGTGGCTGTTTTGGTAGATATGGCGATTATGTCTTCGGCTAAAGGGGTGAATAAAAAGAAATTAGAAATGAATGGTGTTGTTCCAGAGGACTATATTTATGAAAGACACAATATAGACAGTACCATTTTTTCAGAAAGTAATGCTTACTATGCCTTCGATATTAAAACCTACGATGTTATTTATACAAAAGTAAAAGACAGTTTAACAGTTTTAAGAGACAAATACAAGGCTATTGAAACTAAAGAGAAAAAGGAAAAAGAAAAAGTAGATTCTGTTAAGCGGGCTAAAATAGCCTCTGAAAAGAATTTAAAATATGAGCAAGGTAGCCCGACTAAAAAAGCAAAGCCTATTATAAACGGTCAGCTCAATCCCTTAAAATCTAATTAG
- a CDS encoding NAD-dependent epimerase/dehydratase family protein — translation MILITGGTGFLGAHLLFKLLNEKQSVRAIYRNEKKLEHVKHIFSYYTEDADALFNAIDWVKADLNDIPSLSEAFKSITHVYHCAAFVSFEPDKFDRLQKTNIEGTANIVNLCISENIKKLCYVSSIAAIGASKLGIIATEETEWNPEADNSVYAITKYGAELEVWRGTQEGVDAVIVNPGVIIGPGIWAYGSGSIFKTIYKGATYYTSGTIALVAVDDVVKSMMQLMKSKLINERFILVAENWTYKKFMKTIADALNTQPPEKEAKIWLLQLGWRLDWLTYQLFGKRRKLTKQLAHSLVSKTEYSSSKLKTHLKTQFASIHESIRETASLFLKDKTN, via the coding sequence ATGATATTAATTACAGGTGGTACAGGATTTCTAGGTGCTCATTTACTATTTAAGTTGTTAAATGAAAAACAAAGCGTTCGGGCGATATACCGAAATGAAAAAAAACTAGAACATGTAAAACATATCTTTTCCTATTATACTGAAGATGCTGATGCTCTTTTTAATGCTATCGATTGGGTGAAAGCAGATTTGAACGACATACCCTCTTTAAGTGAAGCCTTCAAATCTATAACCCATGTTTATCACTGTGCCGCTTTTGTTTCTTTTGAGCCTGACAAATTTGATAGACTTCAAAAAACGAATATTGAAGGTACTGCTAATATTGTGAATTTATGTATATCAGAAAATATAAAAAAACTGTGTTATGTAAGTTCTATAGCAGCTATTGGCGCGTCTAAACTAGGAATTATAGCTACCGAAGAAACCGAGTGGAACCCTGAAGCAGATAATAGCGTATATGCCATTACCAAATATGGAGCAGAGCTTGAAGTGTGGCGTGGCACTCAAGAGGGTGTAGATGCTGTAATCGTTAATCCCGGTGTGATTATAGGTCCTGGAATCTGGGCCTATGGCAGCGGCTCAATTTTCAAAACGATTTACAAAGGCGCAACGTATTATACCTCAGGAACAATTGCTTTGGTCGCTGTTGATGATGTGGTAAAAAGCATGATGCAACTGATGAAAAGTAAGCTAATAAATGAACGCTTTATACTTGTTGCCGAGAATTGGACTTATAAGAAATTTATGAAAACGATTGCAGACGCTCTAAACACGCAACCCCCAGAAAAAGAGGCTAAAATATGGCTATTACAACTGGGCTGGAGACTCGATTGGTTAACATACCAGCTTTTTGGAAAACGCAGAAAACTCACCAAACAACTTGCCCATTCTTTAGTTTCTAAGACAGAGTATAGCAGCTCTAAATTAAAAACACATTTAAAAACCCAATTTGCATCCATTCATGAAAGCATAAGAGAAACCGCATCTTTGTTTTTAAAGGATAAAACTAATTAG
- the tyrS gene encoding tyrosine--tRNA ligase — MANTFVEELRWRGMLHTEMPGTEAHLNEAMRSAYVGFDPTADSLHIGNLVPIMLLAHYQRCGHKPVALVGGATGMIGDPSGKSSERNLLNEATLRHNQEAIKTQLAHFLDFKSDVKNAAVLVNNYDWMKDFSFLEFIRDVGKHITVNYMMAKDSVKNRISSESTDGMSFTEFTYQLVQGYDFLHLYKEHDCTLQMGGSDQWGNITTGTELIRRIDQGKGYAITCPLITKSDGSKFGKSEGGNVWLDANRTSPYKFYQYWLNSSDEDAEKYIKIFTFLTEEDIKTIIKEHAEAPHLRVLQKRLAEEITVMVHSKDDFNNAQKASNILFSKNFNEEIRTLDEKLFLDVFEGVSQAEVSKADLAEGLDMIAALADKTNFLASNSEARRALKENAVSVNKEKVKEDYKITATDLINDKYIVLNKGKKNTYIIKVV; from the coding sequence ATGGCAAATACATTTGTAGAAGAATTACGTTGGAGAGGGATGTTGCATACTGAAATGCCTGGAACAGAAGCGCATTTAAACGAAGCAATGAGAAGTGCGTATGTTGGGTTTGATCCAACTGCAGATTCTTTACATATAGGAAACTTAGTGCCTATTATGCTCTTGGCACATTACCAACGTTGCGGTCACAAACCAGTAGCATTAGTGGGTGGTGCAACAGGTATGATTGGTGACCCTTCAGGGAAATCGTCAGAACGTAATTTACTAAATGAGGCGACTTTAAGACATAATCAGGAAGCTATAAAAACACAGTTGGCGCACTTTTTAGACTTTAAAAGTGATGTAAAAAATGCAGCCGTTTTAGTGAACAACTACGACTGGATGAAGGACTTTTCGTTTTTAGAATTCATTCGTGATGTTGGAAAACATATCACGGTAAACTACATGATGGCAAAAGATTCTGTAAAAAACAGAATTTCTTCAGAGTCAACAGATGGCATGAGTTTTACAGAGTTTACTTACCAGCTTGTTCAAGGTTATGATTTTTTACATTTATATAAAGAACACGACTGTACCTTACAAATGGGAGGCAGCGACCAATGGGGAAATATAACAACAGGCACAGAACTTATTCGTCGTATCGACCAAGGTAAAGGGTATGCTATTACCTGTCCTTTAATTACTAAAAGTGATGGTTCTAAATTTGGTAAAAGTGAAGGTGGTAATGTCTGGTTAGATGCCAATAGAACATCACCATACAAGTTTTATCAATATTGGTTGAATTCTAGTGATGAAGATGCTGAGAAATACATTAAGATCTTTACTTTTTTAACAGAGGAAGACATTAAAACTATTATAAAAGAGCATGCTGAAGCACCACATTTAAGAGTTTTACAAAAGCGGTTAGCCGAAGAGATTACAGTAATGGTTCATTCTAAAGACGATTTTAATAACGCCCAAAAAGCGTCTAACATTTTGTTTAGTAAAAACTTTAATGAAGAGATTAGAACACTGGATGAGAAACTCTTTTTAGATGTTTTTGAAGGGGTGTCACAAGCCGAGGTTTCTAAAGCAGATTTAGCCGAAGGATTAGATATGATAGCAGCACTTGCCGATAAAACCAATTTTTTAGCCAGTAACTCTGAAGCAAGACGAGCATTGAAAGAGAATGCAGTGTCGGTAAATAAAGAGAAGGTAAAAGAAGATTATAAAATTACTGCTACAGACTTAATTAACGATAAATATATTGTTTTGAATAAAGGCAAGAAGAATACTTATATTATTAAAGTAGTATAA
- a CDS encoding YHS domain-containing (seleno)protein, with product MKPFVYIFIFFGIVAVQAQTDYNTKKGYAAEGYDVVSYFDNKAEAGNKQFTTMHDGVNYAFVSQKHLKAFKTNPKQYLPQYGGYCAYAIAEKGKKVSIDPETFEIRDGKLYLFYNSWGINTLKLWKKEDVKGLQQKADQNWRLIRKKD from the coding sequence ATGAAACCATTCGTTTATATTTTTATTTTCTTCGGAATAGTCGCTGTACAGGCACAAACAGATTACAATACTAAAAAAGGGTATGCTGCCGAAGGTTATGACGTTGTTTCCTATTTTGATAATAAAGCAGAAGCTGGTAATAAACAATTTACCACAATGCATGATGGTGTAAATTATGCGTTTGTCTCTCAAAAGCATTTAAAGGCATTCAAAACAAACCCAAAACAATACCTACCACAATACGGCGGGTATTGTGCTTATGCCATAGCAGAAAAAGGTAAAAAGGTCTCAATAGATCCTGAAACGTTCGAAATACGCGATGGAAAACTCTATTTATTCTATAATTCTTGGGGCATAAACACCTTAAAATTATGGAAAAAAGAAGATGTGAAAGGTTTGCAACAAAAAGCCGACCAAAATTGGAGATTGATTAGAAAAAAAGATTGA
- a CDS encoding acyltransferase, whose translation MMDSKAIFNIKTEAEFNTLALEVFKFQFENNLVYRSFCDLLYKHPSDVKHIEDIPFLPIQFFKSHQILSSSEAVEQTFTSSGTTGAKTSKHHVTNLKIYENSFKKAFNHFYGAIEDAVVLALLPSYLERDGSSLIYMVDALIKTSQHPESGFYLDNLDALSKTLNKLDADGKKVLLIGVSFALLNLVEAHTFNLNNTIIMETGGMKGRRKELIREELHQILKTGFGVESIHSEYGMTELLSQAYSKGQGVFECPRWMKILTRETEDALTIQAKGKTGGINIIDLANVNSCSFIATQDLGRVLSESTFEIIGRFDTSDIRGCNLMVL comes from the coding sequence ATGATGGATTCCAAAGCTATTTTTAATATAAAAACTGAAGCTGAGTTTAACACTTTAGCCTTAGAAGTTTTTAAATTTCAGTTTGAAAATAATTTGGTATATCGTTCCTTTTGCGATTTGTTATATAAGCATCCCAGTGATGTAAAACACATTGAAGACATTCCCTTTTTACCCATTCAGTTTTTTAAGTCCCATCAAATTTTAAGCAGTTCAGAAGCCGTTGAACAAACCTTTACTAGTAGTGGCACTACAGGAGCTAAAACAAGCAAACATCATGTCACTAATTTAAAAATTTATGAAAACAGTTTCAAAAAAGCGTTTAACCACTTTTATGGCGCTATTGAAGACGCTGTTGTTCTTGCTTTATTGCCTAGCTATTTAGAGCGTGATGGCTCTTCTTTAATATACATGGTTGATGCCTTGATAAAAACATCACAGCATCCAGAAAGCGGTTTCTACTTAGATAATCTTGATGCTTTAAGTAAAACACTCAACAAATTAGATGCTGATGGTAAAAAAGTATTACTAATTGGTGTCTCCTTTGCGCTTTTAAACTTAGTTGAAGCACACACGTTTAACCTCAATAACACGATTATTATGGAAACTGGCGGGATGAAGGGCAGGCGTAAAGAACTCATTAGAGAAGAACTACACCAGATTCTTAAAACGGGCTTTGGTGTTGAAAGTATTCACAGTGAATATGGGATGACCGAGTTACTTAGTCAAGCCTATTCTAAAGGACAGGGTGTTTTTGAATGCCCGCGTTGGATGAAAATCTTAACCCGAGAAACTGAAGATGCTTTAACCATTCAAGCTAAAGGTAAAACAGGCGGTATAAATATTATTGATCTTGCAAATGTTAACTCCTGCTCTTTTATTGCTACTCAGGATTTAGGGCGGGTACTTTCGGAAAGTACTTTTGAAATCATTGGACGCTTCGACACCAGTGATATTCGTGGTTGTAACTTAATGGTGCTTTAA
- a CDS encoding lamin tail domain-containing protein — MKKIYFLLLSIFSLSLVSAQGTENFANSNATTSYANGSFVGAAGITWTYVASRDANGDANGSGINLPALMLRRVSDGSKITSSSISGGISDFSVKLYKGFTGGGNRQVELFVNGVSRGLSTPFDNFTEQTFTVTGINVAGNITIELVNTTSTQVIIDDITWTGFSTSCGVVLGQPSYSCLSNTVGDNNDTVTVNIPYTGFDAGITSVTTSSGGTVQGDDPSTTPNGIITVTGLTEGDAWDIVLNGGDCDTFTSNGTVAPAECDPIPNTCFDLSNGTETFEIVTVTPNTAGDEWTLNSGTYSLNAFCGSGCQEAIDAWMVFGPLDMTGVTDLSLALNAAENFGVTDLNINYTSAYTGCPSSTSWTTAQTLTDAGSYNIDLSTATGTEVFIGVQYSDDGVDGYSGWELSDVNLNAFNACPSLGMRPTSDCAICDVILQTESYVCATNTEGDNNDQVTINIPYTGSDNTITSVTTTTTATISGDDPATTVGGTIILTGLGEGDSWNITLNGGDCDGTSLSGTVPAANCDPVFLIINEIHADPDATNGDANGDGTVNTSDDEFIEIYNSGTVAIDLSDYVIADAVSDRHTFPSGTILPPNNFITVFGGGTPTGIDFIAQTASTTGLGLNNGGDTVTIRDNNGVNLIVETYGAAGNNQSIARNPDFTGVFVDHSTIASNPVLFSPGAKNDGTTLSTKGFNITNFSIYPNPVSNGTVTIKTTANDVVTVNVFNVLGKRVISKALTNDTLDVSQLSTGLYLIKLTQNGASTTKKLVVE; from the coding sequence ATGAAGAAAATTTACTTTTTATTATTATCCATTTTTTCATTGTCTTTAGTTTCTGCTCAAGGCACTGAGAATTTCGCAAACTCTAACGCTACGACGAGTTATGCTAATGGTAGTTTCGTTGGCGCCGCAGGAATAACGTGGACATATGTTGCCTCTAGAGATGCAAATGGGGACGCAAACGGTTCTGGAATCAATTTACCTGCATTAATGCTTAGAAGAGTCTCAGACGGAAGTAAAATTACATCTAGCTCTATTTCTGGTGGTATATCTGATTTTTCAGTAAAACTTTACAAAGGTTTTACAGGAGGTGGCAACCGACAAGTTGAATTATTTGTTAATGGCGTGTCTCGTGGACTGTCAACACCTTTTGATAATTTTACAGAACAAACCTTTACTGTAACTGGAATTAACGTTGCTGGAAATATAACCATTGAACTAGTAAACACAACTTCAACTCAAGTTATAATTGACGATATTACATGGACAGGTTTTTCTACTTCATGCGGTGTTGTACTAGGACAACCTTCATATTCATGTTTATCTAACACTGTTGGAGACAACAACGATACTGTGACAGTTAATATACCTTATACTGGTTTTGATGCTGGCATAACATCTGTAACAACAAGTTCAGGAGGTACGGTTCAAGGCGACGATCCTTCTACCACACCAAATGGTATAATTACCGTTACTGGACTAACAGAAGGAGATGCTTGGGATATAGTATTAAACGGTGGGGACTGCGACACTTTTACTTCTAATGGAACTGTTGCTCCAGCAGAATGTGATCCTATTCCTAACACCTGTTTTGATTTAAGTAATGGGACTGAAACTTTCGAAATAGTAACCGTTACTCCTAACACAGCTGGAGATGAGTGGACTTTAAACTCGGGAACTTACAGTCTAAATGCTTTTTGTGGTAGTGGCTGTCAAGAAGCTATCGATGCCTGGATGGTTTTTGGACCTTTAGACATGACAGGAGTAACAGATTTAAGTTTAGCGCTTAATGCTGCTGAAAATTTTGGTGTAACAGATTTAAATATTAATTATACAAGTGCTTACACAGGGTGTCCTTCTTCAACATCATGGACTACTGCTCAAACCTTAACAGATGCAGGGTCTTATAACATAGATTTGTCTACTGCCACAGGAACAGAAGTATTTATTGGCGTGCAATATAGTGATGATGGTGTAGATGGTTATTCTGGATGGGAGTTGTCTGACGTAAACTTAAATGCTTTTAACGCTTGCCCTTCACTTGGAATGCGACCAACTTCAGACTGTGCTATTTGTGATGTAATTTTACAAACCGAATCTTACGTTTGTGCGACAAATACAGAGGGAGATAACAATGACCAAGTAACAATTAATATCCCGTACACAGGTAGTGATAATACTATTACTTCTGTTACAACTACAACAACAGCAACCATAAGTGGAGATGATCCTGCAACAACTGTTGGTGGAACAATAATATTAACCGGATTAGGTGAAGGTGACTCTTGGAATATTACTTTAAATGGTGGTGATTGTGATGGTACATCCTTATCTGGAACTGTTCCTGCGGCAAATTGTGATCCTGTATTTTTAATTATTAACGAAATTCATGCAGATCCAGATGCTACCAACGGAGATGCTAATGGCGATGGTACTGTAAACACTTCTGACGATGAATTTATTGAAATCTATAATTCTGGTACAGTTGCTATTGACCTAAGTGACTATGTGATAGCAGACGCTGTTTCAGACAGACATACTTTCCCTTCAGGAACTATTTTACCTCCTAATAATTTTATTACTGTTTTTGGTGGAGGAACGCCAACAGGAATTGATTTTATAGCTCAAACAGCATCTACTACAGGCTTAGGCCTTAATAATGGCGGTGATACTGTTACAATTAGAGATAATAATGGTGTAAACTTAATTGTTGAAACTTATGGAGCTGCAGGAAACAATCAATCTATTGCTCGTAACCCTGATTTCACTGGTGTATTTGTAGATCATAGTACCATTGCATCAAACCCTGTGTTGTTTTCTCCTGGAGCTAAGAATGATGGAACAACTCTTTCTACCAAAGGATTTAATATCACAAACTTTTCTATCTACCCTAATCCAGTTTCTAACGGTACGGTAACTATTAAAACAACTGCTAACGATGTTGTTACTGTAAACGTATTTAATGTATTGGGTAAACGAGTTATTTCTAAAGCATTAACAAATGACACTTTAGATGTGTCTCAATTAAGTACAGGCCTTTATTTAATTAAATTAACTCAAAATGGAGCGTCTACCACTAAAAAATTAGTAGTAGAGTAA
- a CDS encoding response regulator transcription factor — protein sequence MNKKDITILLVDDEPDILEIVSYNLSSEGYRVITASNGIEGVKKAKKEKPELIILDVMMPEMDGIEACEQIRKIPELKNTIITFLTARGEDYSQVAGFDAGADDYITKPIKPKVLVSKVKALLRRLKAEDAAVAEVRIGDIVINREEYKVVLKGKELILPRKEFELLSLLASKPGKVFKRGDILDAVWGNEVIVGGRTIDVHIRKLREKIGDHYLKTTKGVGYKFVE from the coding sequence ATGAACAAAAAAGACATTACCATTTTATTAGTAGATGACGAGCCAGATATACTAGAAATAGTGTCTTATAATTTGTCATCGGAAGGTTATAGAGTAATTACAGCAAGTAACGGCATAGAAGGCGTTAAAAAAGCGAAGAAAGAAAAACCCGAACTTATCATACTTGATGTTATGATGCCAGAAATGGATGGTATAGAAGCCTGTGAGCAAATTAGAAAAATTCCAGAGCTAAAAAATACCATTATCACTTTTTTAACCGCCAGAGGTGAAGATTATTCTCAGGTAGCTGGTTTTGATGCCGGTGCAGATGATTATATTACCAAGCCTATTAAACCAAAAGTTTTAGTAAGCAAAGTCAAAGCATTATTAAGACGCTTAAAAGCAGAAGATGCGGCTGTTGCAGAAGTTAGGATAGGAGACATAGTAATTAATAGAGAAGAGTATAAGGTTGTTTTAAAAGGCAAAGAATTAATATTGCCAAGAAAAGAGTTTGAACTGTTATCTTTATTGGCCTCAAAACCAGGAAAAGTATTTAAAAGAGGGGATATTTTGGATGCTGTTTGGGGTAACGAAGTAATTGTTGGAGGGCGGACTATAGATGTTCATATTAGGAAATTAAGAGAAAAAATTGGGGATCACTATTTAAAAACAACAAAAGGTGTTGGCTATAAGTTTGTAGAGTAA